In Aythya fuligula isolate bAytFul2 chromosome 14, bAytFul2.pri, whole genome shotgun sequence, the following proteins share a genomic window:
- the B4GALT7 gene encoding beta-1,4-galactosyltransferase 7, which produces MGPGRRRAALRLRGGGSLGLLPGKVSVFQLFFAALLLGFASLLWLQLSCSGEGAPPGRGVPRRPCPPEPRAPPVTDDDPSWGPHRLALLVPFRERFEELLAFVPYMHRFLSEKRIRHHILVLNQVDHFRFNRASLINVGFLESGNDTDYIAMHDVDLLPLNEQLDYGYPEAGPFHVASPELHPLYHYKTYVGGILLLTKQHYEMCNGMSNRFWGWGREDDEFYRRIKGAGLQVRRPTGITTGYETFQHLHDPAWRKRDQKRIAAQKQEQFKVDREGGLNNVRYQIESRTALSVAGAPCTVLNILLDCDTNETPWCTFG; this is translated from the exons ATGGGGCCGGGCCGCCGCAGGGCTGCGCTCCGCCTGCGCGGCGGCGG GTCCCTGGGGCTCCTGCCCGGCAAGGTGTCCGTCTTCCAGCTCTTCTTCGCCGCGCTGCTGCTGGGTTTCGCCTccctgctctggctgcagctcagctgctcgGGCGAGGGGGCACCCCCCGGGAGAGGGGTCCCCCGCCGCCCCTGCCCTcccgagccccgagcccccccggtTACCGACGACGACCCGTCCTGGGGTCCCCACCGCCTGGCCCTGCTCGTCCCTTTCCGCGAGCGCTTCGAGGAGCTGCTGGCCTTCGTGCCCTACATGCACCGCTTCCTGAGCGAGAAGAGGATCCGCCACCACATCCTGGTGCTCAACCAGGTGGATCACTTCAG GTTTAACAGAGCGTCCCTGATCAACGTGGGTTTCCTGGAGAGCGGCAATGACACCGACTACATCGCGATGCACGACGTCGACCTCCTGCCCCTCAACGAGCAGCTGGACTACGGCTACCCCGAGGCAGGGCCCTTCCACGTGGCATCCCCGGAGCTGCACCCGCTGTACCACTATAAAACCTACGTGGGTGGCATCCTGCTGCTCACCAAGCAGCACTACGAGATG TGCAATGGCATGTCCAACCGcttctggggctggggccgggagGACGATGAGTTTTACCGACGTATCAAAGGAGCTGGTCTCCAG GTTCGCCGCCCCACTGGAATCACGACTGGGTACGAGACCTTCCAGCACCTGCACGACCCAGCCTGGAGAAAGAGAGACCAGAAGCGCATCGCTGCGCAGAAGCAG GAACAGTTTAAGGTGGACCGGGAGGGAGGCCTGAACAACGTGCGGTACCAAATCGAGTCACGGACGGCTCTGAGCGTGGCAGGAGCCCCCTGCACCGTCCTTAATATCTTGCTGGACTGTGACACAAACGAGACCCCCTGGTGCACGTTTGGCTGA
- the LMAN2 gene encoding vesicular integral-membrane protein VIP36, which produces MAAAAGAGAGARLWAAAVLLLAGAGPAPAELTDGNSEHLKREHSLMKPYQGAGSAAMPLWDFQGSTMVTSQYVRLTPDERSREGSIWNRVPCFLKDWELHVHFKIHGAGKKNLHGDGLALWYTQERLVPGPVFGSKDNFHGLAIFLDTYPNDEATERVFPYISAMVNNGSLTYDHSKDGRWTELAGCTADLRNQNHDTFLAIRYSRGRLTVMTDVEDKNEWKNCIDIAGVQLPTGYFFGASAGTGDLSDNHDIISMKLFQLMVEHPLEDETVDWTKIEPSVSLLKSPKDNVDDPTGNFRSGPLTGWKVFLLLLCALLGIIVCAVVGAVVFQKRQERNKRFY; this is translated from the exons atggcggcggcggcaggagCGGGTGCGGGTGCGCGGCTGTGGGCGGccgcggtgctgctgctggcggggGCCGGGCCCGCGCCCGCCGAGCTGACGGACGGCAACAGCGAGCACCTGAAGCGCGAGCACTCGCTGATGAAGCCGTACCAGG GCGCGGGCTCGGCCGCCATGCCGCTGTGGGACTTCCAGGGCAGCACCATGGTCACCAGCCAGTACGTGCGCCTCACGCCTGACGAGCGCAGCCGGGAGGGCTCCATCTGGAACCGAGTG CCCTGCTTCCTCAAGGACTGGGAGCTCCACGTCCACTTCAAGATCCACGGGGCTGGCAAGAAGAACCTGCACGGGGACGGGCTCGCCCTGTGGTACACGCAGGAGCGCCTGGTGCCAG GTCCTGTCTTTGGCAGCAAGGATAACTTTCATGGGCTGGCTATTTTCCTTGATACCTATCCCAACGATGAAGCAACAGAG CGCGTCTTCCCCTACATCTCCGCCATGGTGAACAACGGCTCCCTGACCTACGACCACAGCAAGGACGGGCGCTGGACGGAGCTGGCGGGCTGCACCGCCGACCTCCGCAACCAGAACCACGACACCTTCCTGGCCATCCGCTACTCCCGGGGCCGCCTGACG GTGATGACAGACGTGGAGGATAAGAACGAGTGGAAGAACTGCATTGACATCGCGGGGGTCCAGCTGCCCACCGGCTACTTCTTCGGTGCTTCTGCGGGCACTGGAGACCTGTCTG ACAATCACGACATCATCTCCATGAAGCTGTTCCAGCTCATGGTGGAGCACCCTCTAGAAGACGAGACCGTTGACTGGACGAAAATTGAGCCAAGCGTCAGCCTCCTCAAATCACCCAAAG ACAACGTGGATGACCCGACGGGGAATTTCCGAAGCGGGCCCTTGACCGGGTGGAAGGTGTTCCTGCTCCTTCTCTGCGCCCTGCTGGGCATCATCGTCTGCGCTGTGGTGGGAGCTGTGGTCTTCCAGAAGCGCCAGGAGCGGAACAAGCGTTTCTACTAG
- the LOC116494906 gene encoding ADP-ribosylation factor-like protein 3, which translates to MGEVQKGLLSVIQRLRGSPGQELRIVLLGLDNAGKTTLLKRLASEEVTTITPTQGFNIKSIHSHGFKLNVWDIGGQRSVRPYWRKYLGSTDLLIYVIDSADQKRFEETGQELAELTEDESLTGVPLLVFANKQDLVTAAPAAEIAEGLSLHTYRDREWQIQACSALSGEGVQDGMNWISSQIMSRKK; encoded by the exons ATGGGCGAGGTGCAGAAG gggctgctctCCGTCATCCAGAGGCTgcggggctccccggggcaggAGCTCCGCATcgtcctgctggggctggacaACGCGGGCAAGACCACGCTGCTGAAACGCCTGGCATCCGAGGAGGTCACCACCATCACCCCCACCCAG GGGTTCAACATCAAGAGCATCCACTCGCACGGCTTCAAGCTGAACGTCTGGGACATCGGGGGGCAGCGCTCCGTCCGCCCCTACTGGAGGAAGTACCTGGGCAGCACCGACCTGCTG ATTTATGTCATTGACAGCGCAGACCAGAAGCGCTTTGAGGAGACGGGGCAG gagctggctgagcTCACCGAGGACGAGTCTCTCACAGGGGTCCCACTGCTGGTGTTTGCCAACAAGCAGGACCTGGTGACGGCAGCACCTGCGGCTGAAATCGCCGAAGGGCTGAGCCTCCACACCTACCGGGACCGGGAATGGCAGATCCAGGCCTGCTCAGCCCTGTCCGGGGAAGGAGTGCAG GATGGGATGAACTGGATTTCCAGCCAGATCATGAGCAGGAAGAAGTGA
- the RGS14 gene encoding regulator of G-protein signaling 14: protein MQGKGKLLLVHNGRMGPAVSDGELNASRARGSNHSVNSLPAPQSTCSSAHGSVSSWAESFETLLQDRVAVTYFTEFLKKEFSAENVYFWQACERFQQIPASDTQQLAQEARRIYDEFLSSHSVSPVNIDRQAWIGEDMLATPSPDMFRLQQLQIFNLMKFDSYTRFVKSPLYQACLRAESQGQPLPDLRPHSRSSSPPPDLSKKSKLKLGKSLPLGVETAGSGATRSPRRSFRKGERREPSWADGGEGGGSAVLWRESQGSLNSSASLDLGFLSSAGTAASPWTEGHRKSLGGSEAEAKPTKYCCVYLPDGTASLAAVRPGLSIRDMLAGICEKRGFNLPDIKVYLVGNEQKALVLDQECCVLADQEVKLENRISFDLEISSLSKTIRITAKSTKRIREALQPVLGKYGVNVELALLRRQGESAALDLEKLVSTVAAQKLVLETPSDMRVTESAEAAAALSPLRSEEGSPTGAEADAPWGLPSSSCRPRSSAATNLNRRTYDLEGLVELLNRAQSCRANDQRGLLSKEDLVLPDFLQLPGQDGSACGGSDQPNASHPGSQGSNHPGPTKDPTSAQPAVKQEPR from the exons ATGCAGGGCAAgggcaagctgctgctggtccACAACGGGCGCATG GGCCCGGCCGTGTCGGATGGAG AATTAAATGCCTCCAGGGCCCGGGGCAGCAACCACAGCGTGAACAGCCTGCCCGCCCCGCAGAGCACCTGCAGCTCCGCGCACGGCTCCGTGAGCAGCTGGGCAGAGTCCTTCGAGACGCTGCTGCAGGACCGCGTGGCTGTCACCTACTTCACC GAGTTCCTCAAGAAGGAGTTCAGCGCCGAGAACGTCTACTTCTGGCAGGCATGCGAGCGCTTCCAGCAGATCCCGGCCAGCGACACGCAGCAG ctggcGCAGGAGGCACGGCGGATCTACGACGAGTTCCTCTCCAGCCACTCGGTGAGTCCCGTCAACATCGACAGGCAGGCTTGGATCGGGGAGGACATGCTGGCCACCCCCTCCCCAGACATGTTccgcctccagcagctccag ATCTTTAACCTGATGAAGTTCGACAGCTACACGCGCTTCGTGAAGTCCCCCCTCTACCAAGCCTGCCTGAGGGCCGAGAGccaggggcagcccctgccGGACCTGCGGCCCCACtcccgcagcagcagcccccccccagaccTCAGCAAG AAGTCGAAGTTGAAGCTGGGGAAGTCCCTGCCTCTCGGCGTGGAGacggccggcagcggggccacccgcagcccccgccgctCCTTCCGCAAGGGCGAGCGACGGGAGCCCTCCTGGGCAG ACGGGGGAGAAGGCGGTGGAAGCGCCGTGCTGTGGCGAGAGTCTCAGGGCTCCCTCAACTCCTCCGCCAGCCTGGACCTGGGTTTTCTCTCCTCGGCCGGCACGGCCGCCAGCCCCTGGACGGAG GGCCATCGCAAGAGCCTGGGGGGCAGCGAGGCCGAGGCCAAGCCCACCAAGTACTGCTGCGTCTACCTGCCCGACGGCACGGCCTCGCTGGCCGCCGTGCGGCCCGGCCTCTCCATCCGCGACATGCTGGCCGGGATATGCGAGAAGCGAGGCTTCAACCTCCCCGACATCAAGGTGTACCTGGTGGGCAACGAGCAG AAAGCGTTGGTGCTGGACCAGGAGTGCTGCGTGCTGGCAGACCAGGAGGTGAAGCTGGAGAACAGGATCAGCTTTGA CCTGGAGATCTCCTCCCTCAGCAAGACCATCCGCATCACGGCCAAGTCCACCAAGCGCATCCGGGAAGCGCTGCAGCCCGTGCTGGGCAAATACGGCGTCAACGTGGAGCTGGCGCTGCTGCGCCGG CAAGGTGAGTCGGCAGCGCTGGACCTAGAGAAGCTGGTCAGCACGGTGGCTGCGCAGAAACTCGTCCTGGAAACGCCATCAG ACATGAGAGTGACAGAGAGCGCCGAGGCTGCAGCCGCCCTCTCCCCGCTGCGCAGCGAG GAGGGAAGCCCGACAGGAGCAGAGGCCGACGCGCCGTGGgggctgccctcctcctcctgcaggcccCGGTCCTCGGCTGCCACCAACCTGAACCGCCGCACCTACGACTTGGAAG ggctggtggagctgctgAACCGTGCCCAGAGCTGCCGGGCCAACGACCAGCGGGGGCTGCTCTCCAAGGAGGACCTGGTGCTGCCTGACTTCCTCCAGCTGCCGGGGCAGGACGGCAGCGCCTGCGGGGGCTCCGATCAGCCCAACGCCTCTCACCCGGGATCCCAGGGGAGCAACCACCCCGGCCCCACCAAGGATCCCACGTCGGCTCAGCCCGCGGTCAAGCAGGAGCCCCGGTGA
- the SLC34A1 gene encoding sodium-dependent phosphate transport protein 2A: protein MLPYRRESPAMPRCPVRGGRVVHGPQFAYCPSPPALHRLPGAHACPFAVSTVTCPDHGFLCPGSPGRLVEGMERYELDALPWQGPRLGLEELQKPELGCWARVQSICVSLLKVPLMFGFLYLFVCSLDVLSSAFQLAGGKVAGDIFKDNAILSNPVAGLVVGILVTVLVQSSSTSTSIIVSMVSSGLLEVRSAIPIIMGSNIGTSVTNTIVALMQAGDRSEFKRAFAGATVHDCFNWLSVLVLLPLEVVSGYLHHVTRLVVATFNIRSGKDAPDLLKIITEPFTKLIIQLDKSVITGIATGDESLRNRSLIRVWCDPAPPQPDLTLQTAAGALGVPPNCTSPGHCSGSGTESIHNVTRQKCEHLFTDTPLPDLAVGLVLLAGSLVVLCTCLILLVKLLNSLLKGQVAKAIQKVINTDLPHPFSWLTGYFAMVVGAGMTFVVQSSSVFTSAITPLIGLGVISIERAYPLTLGSNIGTTTTAILAALASPGDKLASSFQIALCHFFFNISGILLWYPLPFTRLPIRMAKALGERTAKYRWFAVLYLIVCFLLLPSLIFGISMAGWRVLVGVGAPFLGLLFFVGLVNALQARSPGRLPKWLQTWDFLPAWMHSLQPLDNLITRAALCCTDRCRSPEGWDEREAAARDKARLGLDNPALSYPEEMPGAVVRVGSPRLTPHGATRL, encoded by the exons ATGCTGCCCTACCGGAGGGAGAGCCCGGCCATGCCCCGCTGCCCGGTGCGGGGAGGAAGGGTGGTGCACGGGCCCCAGTTCGCCTACTGCCCCAGCCCCCCAG ctctgcacaggcTGCCGGGTGCCCACGCCTGTCCCTTCGCCGTGAGCACGGTGACTTGCCCTGACCATGGCTTCCTGTGCCCCGGCTCGCCGGGGCGGCTGGTGGAGGGCATGGAGCGCTACGAGCTGGACGCACTGCCCTGGCAGGGCCCCCGGCTGGGCttggaggagctgcagaagccAG AGCTGGGGTGCTGGGCGAGGGTCCAGTCCATCTGTGTCTCCCTTCTCAAGGTGCCCCTGATGTTTGGCTTCCTGTACCTCTTCGTCTGCTCGCTGGacgtgctcagctctgccttccaGCTGGCCGGAG GCAAGGTGGCCGGGGACATCTTCAAGGACAACGCCATCCTCTCCAACCCCGTGGCCGGGCTCGTGGTGGGCATCCTGGTGACCGTGCTGGTGCAGagctcctccacctccacctccatCATCGTCAGCATGGTCTCCTCGGGGC TGCTGGAAGTGCGCTCTGCCATCCCCATCATCATGGGCTCCAACATCGGCACCTCCGTCACCAACACCATCGTGGCCCTCATGCAGGCCGGTGACCGCAGCGAGTTCAAACG GGCTTTCGCCGGCGCCACGGTGCACGACTGCTTCAACTGGCTGTccgtgctggtgctgctgccgcTGGAGGTGGTGAGCGGGTACCTGCACCACGTCACCCGCCTGGTGGTGGCCACCTTCAACATCCGCAGCGGGAAGGACGCCCCCGACCTGCTGAAGATCATCACGGAGCCCTTCACCAAGCTCATCATCCAG CTGGACAAGTCGGTGATCACGGGCATCGCCACGGGGGACGAGAGCCTGCGCAACCGCAGCCTCATCCGTGTGTGGTGTGACCCCGCGCCCCCCCAG CCTGATCTCACCCTGCAGACAGCTGCCGGGGCGCTTGGGGTCCCCCCAAACTGCACGTCCCCCGGCCACTGCAGCGGTAGCGGCACGGAGAGCATCCACAACGTCACCAGGCAGAAGT GCGAGCACCTCTTCACGGACACGCCGCTGCCGGACCTGGCcgtggggctggtgctgctggccgGGTCCCTCGTCGTGCTCTGCACCTGCCTCATCCTCCTGGTCAAACTGCTCAACTCCCTGCTCAAGGGGCAGGTGGCCAAAGCCATCCAGAAGGTCATCAACACTG ACCTCCCGCACCCGTTCAGCTGGCTCACCGGCTACTTTGCCATGGTGGTGGGCGCTGGGATGACCTTTGTcgtgcagagcagctctgtcttCACCTCGGCCATCACGCCTCTAATCG GCTTGGGGGTGATCAGCATTGAGCGTGCCTACCCGCTGACCCTCGGCTCCAACATcggcaccaccaccaccgccatCCTGGCCGCCCTGGCCAGCCCGGGGGACAAGCTGGCCAGCTCCTTCCAG ATCGCCCTCTGCCACTTCTTCTTTAACATCTCCGGCATCCTGCTGTGGTACCCGCTGCCCTTCACCCGCCTGCCCATCCGCATGGCCAAGGCGCTGGGCGAGCGCACGGCCAAGTACCGCTGGTTCGCCGTGCTGTACCTCATCGtctgcttcctcctgctgccctccctcaTCTTCGGCATCTCCATGGCGGGCTGGCGGGTGCTGGTGGGGGTGGGCGCCCCTTTCCTCGGCCTCCTCTTCTTCGTGGGCCTGGTGAACGCGCTGCAGGCGCGCAGCCCCGGCCGCCTGCCCAAGTGGCTGCAGACCTGGGATTTCCTCCCGGCCTGGATGCACTCGCTGCAGCCCCTCGACAACCTCATCACGCGCGCCGCGCTGTGCTGCACCGACCGCTGCCGCAGCCCCGAGGGCTGGGACGAGCGCGAGGCCGCTGCCCGCGacaaggccaggctggggctggacAACCCCGCGCTCTCCTACCCCGAGGAGATGCCGGGTGCCGTGGTCCGGGTGGGCTCCCCACGCCTGACTCCGCACGGCGCCACTCGGCTCTAG
- the LOC116494779 gene encoding alpha-2Db adrenergic receptor-like, protein MEAAGTLPNASGNGSQAGSPPHSPAATGLILLAVLAVLLATLVGNALVVAAVSTSRALRAPQNLFLVSLASADILVAVLILPFSLANEVMGYWYFGSLWCSLYLALDVLLCTASIGHLCAISLDRYWAVTRAARLNLRRSPGRVKGMIGAVWATAALVALPPLFKARPRARVCELSDETWYVLASCVASFFAPCLVMVTVYCRIYRLTTRRNAAVLAARRGSAPCPGEVSRRASWAAAPGRRRRSQHHSVSLCRRRLVRVRERRFTIVLAVVIGAFVLCWFPFFFTYSLEAVCGEGCRVSKPLFSFFFWIGYCNSSLNPVIYTVFNRDFRAAFRRLLAAPRQHGS, encoded by the coding sequence ATGGAGGCCGCCGGCACCCTCCCCAATGCCTCCGGTAACGGCAGCCAGGCCGGCAGCCCCCCGCACAGCCCGGCGGCCACGGGGCTCATCCTGCTGGCCGTCCTCGCcgtcctgctggccacgctggtGGGCAACGCGCTGGTGGTGGCGGCCGTCTCCACCAGCCGGGCGCTGCGCGCCCCGCAGAACCTCTTCCTGGTGTCCCTGGCTTCGGCGGACATCCTGGTGGCCGTCCTCATCCTGCCCTTCTCGCTGGCCAACGAGGTGATGGGCTACTGGTACTTCGGCAGCCTGTGGTGCAGCCTCTACCTGGCGCTGGACGTGCTGCTCTGCACGGCCTCCATCGGCCACCTCTGCGCCATCAGCCTCGACCGCTACTGGGCCGTCACCCGGGCGGCACGGCTCAACCTGCGGCGCAGCCCCGGCCGCGTCAAGGGGATGATCGGGGCCGTGTGGGCCACGGCCGCCCTGGTGGCCCTGCCGCCCCTCTTCAAGGCCCGGCCGCGGGCGCGGGTGTGCGAGCTGAGCGACGAGACGTGGTACGTGCTGGCCTCCTGCGTCGCCTCCTTCTTCGCCCCCTGCCTCGTCATGGTCACCGTCTACTGCCGCATCTACCGCCTCACCACACGCAGGAACGCCGCGGTCCTGGCCGCCCGCCGCGGCTCGGCGCCGTGCCCCGGGGAGGTGAGCAGGAGGGCGTCCTGGGCCGCGGCACCGGGCCGGCGGCGCCGGAGCCAGCACCACAGCGTGTCGCTGTGCCGCCGGCGGCTGGTGAGGGTGCGGGAGCGGCGCTTCACCATCGTGCTGGCCGTGGTCATCGGGGCCTTCGTGCTCTGCTGGTTCCCCTTCTTCTTCACCTACAGCCTGGAGGCCGTGTGCGGGGAGGGCTGCCGCGTCTCCAAGCCCCTCTTCAGCTTCTTCTTCTGGATCGGCTACTGCAACAGCAGCCTCAACCCCGTCATCTACACCGTCTTCAACAGGGATTTCCGTGCTGCTTTCCGCAGGCTCCTGGCGGCACCCAGGCAGCACGGCTCCTAG